From the genome of Naumannella halotolerans, one region includes:
- a CDS encoding PQQ-binding-like beta-propeller repeat protein, whose product MCPRPASFVAVLAALTLAVSSSGCSLVGRTIEQGNAVELELDAIAGIGGRDPEPGLAMAGHLAVAENGLAVVDASTGEPSAVYPESAVVASPQVVHIAEDGSALVADGETGEVPQFFRIQGDELDRFPLPDLTGSGDRLTELSVIGTSTGAITISACTESSEVKYLAGLDPVTGAILWRAESDRGSACLPDAVGELHESTAVAVAVGTAEEPTQRVLDQRTGTVLNDWSEDLVVGSAFLRGEQVIAFDLHGQVASWPLGDNRVSWSTPSCLRTDRGAAWRWGSEVGTMPIGATSVRYATLICGEESMLIDFSAGTSIPTETDAPASEERLSTGRFTVLLSDGTLSGRDELSGTEAWSESLELEPGEAVTLAATTGQAQPLVALEITQPSEDGRLIESQRVQVIDPETGEVVARSTDGFVSARAGSAMLVVDQRRQRVLLVPNPQR is encoded by the coding sequence ATGTGCCCCCGCCCCGCCTCCTTCGTCGCGGTGCTGGCGGCTCTGACCCTGGCGGTGAGCAGCAGCGGATGTTCACTGGTGGGCCGGACCATCGAACAGGGAAACGCCGTCGAACTGGAACTCGATGCGATCGCCGGGATCGGCGGCCGTGACCCCGAACCGGGACTGGCGATGGCCGGACACCTGGCAGTCGCCGAGAACGGTCTGGCCGTGGTCGACGCGAGCACCGGCGAACCGAGCGCGGTCTACCCCGAATCGGCCGTCGTCGCCAGCCCGCAGGTGGTGCACATCGCCGAGGACGGCTCAGCCCTGGTCGCCGACGGCGAAACCGGCGAGGTGCCGCAGTTCTTCCGGATCCAGGGTGACGAACTCGACCGGTTCCCGCTGCCCGACCTGACCGGCAGCGGCGACCGGCTGACCGAACTGAGCGTGATCGGCACCAGCACCGGCGCGATCACGATCAGCGCCTGCACCGAGTCCTCGGAGGTGAAGTACCTGGCCGGCCTCGACCCGGTCACCGGTGCGATCCTGTGGCGCGCGGAGTCCGACCGGGGCAGTGCCTGCCTGCCCGATGCGGTCGGTGAGTTGCACGAATCGACTGCGGTGGCGGTGGCGGTCGGTACGGCCGAGGAACCGACCCAGCGGGTCTTGGACCAGCGCACCGGGACCGTGCTGAACGACTGGAGCGAGGACCTGGTGGTCGGCAGTGCGTTCCTGCGCGGTGAGCAGGTGATCGCCTTCGACCTGCACGGGCAGGTTGCCTCCTGGCCGCTGGGCGACAACCGGGTTTCCTGGTCCACCCCCAGTTGTCTGCGGACCGATCGCGGGGCCGCCTGGCGGTGGGGCAGCGAGGTCGGGACGATGCCGATCGGTGCGACCTCGGTGCGGTATGCCACCTTGATCTGCGGTGAGGAGTCGATGCTGATCGATTTCAGCGCCGGCACGAGCATTCCGACCGAGACCGACGCACCGGCGAGTGAGGAACGTCTGTCCACCGGCAGGTTCACTGTGTTGCTGAGCGACGGCACCCTGTCCGGCCGGGACGAACTCAGTGGCACCGAGGCCTGGTCCGAGTCCCTGGAACTGGAGCCCGGGGAGGCGGTGACCTTGGCAGCGACCACTGGTCAGGCCCAGCCCCTGGTGGCGCTGGAGATCACCCAGCCCAGTGAGGACGGCCGGCTGATCGAGTCCCAGCGGGTGCAGGTGATCGATCCCGAGACCGGGGAGGTCGTGGCACGATCCACCGACGGATTCGTCAGCGCCCGGGCGGGGTCGGCCATGTTGGTGGTCGACCAACGCCGTCAGCGGGTACTGCTGGTACCGAATCCGCAACGATGA